A single Roseomonas gilardii DNA region contains:
- a CDS encoding FAD-binding oxidoreductase, with amino-acid sequence MTPGAKLTDAITVPAEDALLSALLAELGPRSVLSGDAIPVRNEKDWSTLAPVRPLAVVRPVTAEEVSATMRLCQRFGVPVVPQGGLTGLCGGALPVEGCVALSLERMTGIEEIDPAAATMTVRAGTPLEAVQKAADEAGFFMPLDLGARGSCAIGGNLSTNAGGNRVIRYGMARDMVLGLEVVLPDGTVIRGLNKMLKNNAGYDLKQLFLGSEGTLGIITRAVLRLFPKPGCTMAALCALPSYDSTVRFLGAARRGLGPLLSAFEVMWPDYWQVVTQQVPGVRNPIAGEHASYVLVEAQGMDEAIDAPRFQAWLEAQAEAGILTDAAVSQSLADVRAFWGVRDACAEFVQVLGPHESFDIGLPVARMDDYVQACKAALEERLPGVVALFYGHIGDGNMHIVSFLPGAATQPKRVIQEVVYDMVRRFGGTISAEHGIGLSKKPWLGYVRSDAELELMQRLKTALDPQRLLNPGKVL; translated from the coding sequence AGAAGGACTGGAGCACCCTGGCCCCTGTCCGGCCCCTCGCCGTCGTGCGGCCGGTCACGGCGGAGGAAGTCTCGGCCACCATGCGGCTCTGCCAGCGCTTCGGCGTACCGGTGGTGCCGCAGGGCGGGCTGACGGGGCTTTGCGGCGGGGCCCTGCCCGTCGAGGGCTGCGTGGCGCTCTCCCTGGAACGCATGACCGGGATCGAGGAGATCGATCCGGCGGCCGCGACCATGACGGTCCGGGCCGGCACGCCGCTGGAGGCGGTCCAGAAGGCAGCGGACGAGGCGGGCTTCTTCATGCCGCTCGATCTCGGTGCGCGCGGCTCCTGCGCGATCGGCGGCAACCTGTCCACCAATGCCGGCGGCAACCGCGTCATCCGCTATGGCATGGCGCGCGACATGGTGCTGGGGCTGGAGGTGGTGCTGCCGGACGGCACCGTCATCCGCGGCCTCAACAAGATGCTCAAGAACAATGCGGGCTATGACCTGAAGCAGCTTTTCCTGGGGAGCGAGGGCACGCTGGGCATCATCACGCGCGCGGTCCTGCGCCTGTTCCCGAAGCCCGGCTGCACCATGGCGGCGCTCTGCGCCCTGCCCAGCTACGACAGCACGGTCCGGTTTCTCGGTGCGGCCCGCCGTGGCCTCGGCCCCCTGCTGTCAGCCTTCGAGGTAATGTGGCCGGACTACTGGCAGGTGGTGACACAGCAGGTCCCCGGCGTCCGCAATCCCATCGCGGGGGAGCACGCTTCCTATGTCCTCGTGGAGGCACAGGGCATGGACGAGGCGATCGACGCACCGCGTTTCCAGGCCTGGCTCGAAGCCCAGGCCGAAGCCGGAATCCTGACCGACGCCGCCGTCTCGCAATCCCTGGCCGATGTCCGTGCCTTCTGGGGCGTGCGGGACGCATGTGCCGAGTTCGTGCAGGTGCTGGGGCCACACGAATCCTTCGATATCGGCCTGCCTGTCGCCCGGATGGATGACTATGTCCAGGCCTGCAAGGCGGCGCTGGAGGAAAGGCTGCCGGGCGTCGTCGCCCTGTTCTATGGGCATATCGGCGACGGCAACATGCACATCGTCTCCTTCCTTCCTGGCGCCGCGACCCAGCCCAAGCGGGTGATCCAGGAGGTTGTCTACGACATGGTGCGCCGCTTCGGTGGAACCATCTCCGCCGAACATGGCATCGGGCTCTCCAAGAAACCCTGGCTGGGCTATGTCCGCTCCGATGCCGAACTGGAGCTGATGCAGCGCCTGAAGACGGCGCTGGACCCGCAGAGACTGCTGAATCCGGGCAAGGTGCTTTAG
- a CDS encoding carbohydrate ABC transporter permease has protein sequence MSKAATLPDDALSWQSRQRRVVTVYLPLLCFVFVLLFPFYWMTVTAIKPNAEMYNYKEYSPFWVANPTLANIKKLLFETSYPSWLFNTMLIAVCSTVLSLVASVLAAYAIQRLRFRGSAYVGLAIYIAYLVPPSILFIPLATMVFRLGLFDSPLALILTYPTFLIPFCTWLLIGYFKSIPYELEECALIDGATRLQILRRITLPLAVPGLISAGIFSFTLSWNEFIYALAFISSSENKTVPVAILTELVQGDVYQWGSLMAGSLLGSLPVAIFYSFFVDYYVSSLTGAVKE, from the coding sequence ATGAGTAAGGCCGCCACCCTGCCGGACGATGCGCTCTCCTGGCAGTCCCGCCAGCGGCGTGTGGTCACGGTTTATCTGCCGCTGCTGTGCTTCGTCTTCGTGCTGCTCTTCCCATTTTACTGGATGACCGTCACGGCCATCAAGCCGAACGCGGAGATGTACAACTACAAGGAGTACAGCCCCTTCTGGGTCGCGAACCCGACGCTGGCCAACATCAAAAAGTTGCTCTTCGAGACGAGCTATCCGAGCTGGCTGTTCAACACCATGCTCATCGCGGTGTGCTCCACCGTGCTGTCCCTGGTGGCCTCGGTGCTGGCGGCCTATGCCATCCAGCGTCTGCGCTTCCGGGGCTCGGCCTATGTGGGCCTGGCCATCTACATCGCCTATCTGGTGCCGCCATCCATCCTGTTCATCCCGCTGGCGACCATGGTCTTCCGGCTTGGCCTGTTCGACAGCCCGCTGGCGCTCATCCTGACCTATCCGACCTTTCTCATCCCCTTCTGCACCTGGCTGCTGATCGGCTACTTCAAGTCCATTCCCTATGAGCTGGAGGAATGCGCCCTGATCGACGGCGCGACGCGCCTGCAGATCCTGCGCCGGATCACCCTGCCGCTCGCCGTGCCGGGGCTGATCAGCGCCGGGATCTTTTCCTTCACGCTGTCCTGGAACGAGTTCATCTACGCTCTCGCCTTCATCTCCTCCTCGGAGAACAAGACGGTCCCGGTGGCCATCCTGACGGAGCTGGTGCAGGGCGATGTCTATCAATGGGGCTCGCTGATGGCGGGCTCCCTGCTGGGGTCGCTGCCGGTTGCGATCTTCTACTCGTTCTTCGTGGACTACTACGTGTCGTCCCTGACCGGTGCGGTGAAGGAATAG
- a CDS encoding carbohydrate ABC transporter permease encodes MSVSTTKPTTGPTTNWRRPQVTQGWLGRLLDSKPFLIVACLTPALGLLTVFLTYPLGLGIWLAFTDTQIGRTGVFIGLENFESLWYDRVFWGAVFYTVFYTAVATILKFGLGLWLALLLNENLPFKSLLRAIILLPWIVPTVLSAIAFWWIFDAQFSIISYVLVDKLGLLDHYIDFLGTPWAARWSLVAVNVWRGIPFVAISLLAGLQTISPSLYEAALLDGASSWQRFRRITAPLLMPILAVVLTFSVLFTFTDFQLVYAITRGGPINSTHLMATLAFQRGIPGGHLGEGAAIAVSMIPFLVVATLFSYFALARRKWQQGEDNE; translated from the coding sequence ATGTCCGTGAGCACGACCAAGCCCACGACTGGGCCCACGACCAACTGGCGCCGCCCCCAGGTCACGCAGGGGTGGCTGGGGCGCCTCCTCGATTCCAAGCCTTTCCTGATCGTCGCCTGCCTCACGCCCGCCCTTGGCCTGCTGACGGTCTTCCTGACCTATCCGCTGGGCCTGGGCATCTGGCTCGCCTTCACCGATACGCAGATCGGCCGCACCGGGGTCTTCATCGGGCTGGAGAACTTCGAATCCCTCTGGTACGACCGGGTCTTCTGGGGCGCGGTCTTCTACACGGTGTTCTACACGGCCGTGGCGACGATCCTGAAATTCGGCCTCGGCCTGTGGCTCGCCCTGCTGCTCAACGAGAACCTGCCGTTCAAGTCCCTGCTGCGGGCCATTATCCTGCTGCCATGGATCGTGCCGACCGTGCTCTCGGCCATCGCCTTCTGGTGGATCTTCGACGCCCAGTTCTCGATCATCTCCTATGTGCTGGTCGATAAGCTGGGCCTCCTCGACCATTACATCGACTTCCTCGGCACGCCCTGGGCGGCGCGCTGGTCGTTGGTCGCGGTCAATGTCTGGCGCGGCATCCCCTTCGTCGCCATCAGCCTGCTCGCCGGCCTGCAGACCATCTCGCCTTCGCTCTACGAGGCCGCGCTCCTCGATGGCGCCTCATCCTGGCAGCGTTTCCGGCGCATCACCGCGCCGCTGCTGATGCCCATCCTGGCCGTGGTGCTGACCTTCTCGGTGCTGTTCACCTTCACGGATTTCCAGCTCGTCTATGCCATCACGCGCGGTGGTCCGATCAACTCCACCCATCTGATGGCCACGCTGGCCTTCCAGCGCGGCATTCCGGGCGGCCATCTGGGAGAGGGCGCCGCCATCGCCGTCTCGATGATCCCCTTCCTCGTCGTCGCCACGCTGTTCAGCTATTTCGCGCTGGCGCGCCGCAAGTGGCAGCAGGGAGAAGACAATGAGTAA
- a CDS encoding ABC transporter substrate-binding protein, which yields MYDLTRRGALTAGAGALAAGLLPGGRARAAIPTANVQPPDVKIESGATLRVLRPTKFVEADETIFRENTAKFTQQTGVQVRVDFAGWEDLRPQTAVAANTGAGADVVVAWADDPHIYADKVLDLTELAGYLGRKYGGWLALPQRFGKKWGTDQWIALPMGGSGGPCVYRISWLKEAGFDKLPSDHAGFLKACQALKKNGHPAGFALGNAVGDGNAYCNWLLWSHGGMVVDEQGKVAINSPETINALKYAKELYQTFIPGTLSWGDVNNNRAYAAGEIGLTQNGVSMYFSLKNDPKTAPIAEDTGMARMPFTSDGRMAENVLLLNALVFKHSRYPNAAKEYLRFMMEAEQYDRWLVGCGGYWSHPLAAYAESEVWKSDPKLAVYRDTNTVEFWSGYKGPISAASGAVAADYVVVQMFAAASSGQATPEEAVREAERRARRYYR from the coding sequence ATGTACGACCTGACCCGACGCGGAGCCCTCACGGCCGGTGCCGGTGCGCTGGCGGCCGGCCTGCTGCCGGGCGGACGCGCCCGCGCGGCCATCCCCACGGCCAATGTCCAGCCCCCGGATGTGAAGATCGAGAGCGGCGCGACTTTGCGCGTGCTGCGGCCGACCAAGTTCGTGGAGGCGGACGAGACGATCTTCCGCGAGAACACCGCGAAGTTCACGCAGCAGACCGGCGTGCAGGTGCGCGTCGATTTCGCCGGCTGGGAGGATCTGCGCCCGCAGACGGCCGTCGCCGCCAATACCGGCGCCGGCGCCGATGTGGTGGTGGCCTGGGCGGACGATCCGCATATCTACGCCGACAAGGTGCTCGACCTGACCGAGCTGGCCGGTTACCTCGGCCGGAAATACGGGGGCTGGCTGGCCCTGCCGCAGCGCTTCGGGAAGAAATGGGGAACGGACCAGTGGATCGCCCTGCCGATGGGCGGTTCCGGCGGTCCTTGCGTCTACCGCATCTCCTGGCTGAAGGAGGCGGGCTTCGACAAGTTGCCTTCCGACCATGCGGGCTTCCTCAAGGCCTGCCAGGCGCTGAAGAAGAATGGCCATCCGGCGGGCTTCGCGCTGGGGAATGCCGTGGGCGACGGCAACGCCTATTGCAACTGGCTGCTCTGGAGCCATGGCGGCATGGTGGTGGACGAACAGGGCAAGGTCGCCATCAACAGCCCGGAAACCATCAATGCCCTGAAATACGCCAAGGAGCTCTATCAGACCTTCATCCCCGGAACGCTGTCCTGGGGCGACGTCAACAACAACCGCGCCTATGCGGCGGGTGAGATCGGGCTGACGCAGAACGGCGTCTCCATGTACTTCTCGCTGAAGAACGACCCGAAGACCGCCCCTATCGCCGAGGATACCGGCATGGCCCGCATGCCCTTCACCTCGGATGGCAGGATGGCGGAGAACGTGCTGCTGCTGAACGCCCTGGTGTTCAAGCACAGCCGCTATCCCAATGCTGCGAAGGAGTACCTGCGCTTCATGATGGAAGCGGAGCAGTACGACCGCTGGCTGGTCGGCTGTGGCGGCTACTGGTCCCATCCGCTTGCTGCCTATGCGGAAAGCGAAGTGTGGAAGAGCGATCCGAAGCTCGCCGTCTATCGCGATACCAACACGGTGGAATTCTGGTCCGGCTACAAGGGGCCGATCAGCGCCGCGTCCGGCGCCGTCGCGGCCGACTATGTCGTGGTGCAGATGTTCGCCGCTGCCTCTTCAGGCCAGGCGACGCCGGAGGAGGCCGTGCGCGAGGCCGAGCGCCGTGCCCGCCGCTATTACCGCTGA